The Zalophus californianus isolate mZalCal1 chromosome X, mZalCal1.pri.v2, whole genome shotgun sequence genome window below encodes:
- the LOC113931503 gene encoding cytochrome c oxidase subunit 7B, mitochondrial, translating to MFPIVRTALSRLRVQSIPQTMARQSHQKRTPDFHDKYGNAVLASGATFCIAVWAYTATQIGIEWNLSPVGRVTPKEWRDQ from the exons ATGTTTCCCATAGTCAGAACCGCTCTAAGTCGTCTCCGAG ttcaaAGCATTCCACAAACAATGGCAAGGCAGAGCCACCAGAAAAGGACACCTGATTTCCATGACAAATATGGTAATGCTGTACTAGCTAGTGGAGCCACTTTCTGTATTGCTGTATGGGCATAT acAGCAACACAAATTGGAATAGAGTGGAACCTGTCCCCTGTTGGCAGAGTCACCCCAAAGGAATGGAGAGATCAGTAA